One genomic segment of [Phormidium] sp. ETS-05 includes these proteins:
- the ileS gene encoding isoleucine--tRNA ligase, which produces MTEAKTYKDTVNLPQTNFDMRANAAVREPEIQKFWADNQIYEQLSQQNPGEIFILHDGPPYANGDLHIGHALNKILKDIINRYQLLQGRKVRYVPGWDCHGLPIELKVLQAMKPEEREKLTPIKLRQKARTFALKTVEKQSQDFQRYGVWGDWTHPYLSLLPEYEAAQIGVFGDMVLKGYIYRGRKPVHWSPSSKTALAEAELEYPEGHTSRSIYAAFPMTALAPAVPEDWQEYLPQLQVAIWTTTPWTIPGNLAVSVNPDLNYAVVEGAEGKYYIVAADLVSRLAETLQMPLVVKSAVKGVALEGSKYRHPLFDRESQIVIGGDYVTTESGTGLVHTAPGHGLEDYAVGLRYGLPILAPVDEDGNFTAEAGEFAGLNVLDEGNAAVVKALAAAGAMLKEEPYQHKYPYDWRTKQPTIFRATEQWFASVEGFRELALKAIGEVNWIPGIGQNRITAMVSERSDWCISRQRSWGVPIPVFYDEESGEPLLNAETISHVQGIIAEKGSDAWWQMATEALLPESYRNNGRKYRKGTDTMDVWFDSGSSWAAVANTRPELKYPVDMYLEGSDQHRGWFQSSLLTSVATQGHAPYKTVLTHGFVLDENGRKMSKSIGNVVDPKIVIAGGKNQKEEPAYGADVLRLWVSSVDYSADVPLGKNILKQMADVYRKIRNTARFLLGNLHDFDPAKDAVPYEQLPELDRYMLHRMTEVFTEVKDAFDSFQFFRFFQTVQNFCVVDLSNFYLDIAKDRLYISAPAAFRRRSCQTVLAVALENLARSIAPVLCHMAEDIWQNIPYPTGYKSVFQAGWVNLDEQWRNPELGETWSKIRKIRAEVNQVMESARQNKYIGSSLEAKVLLYLDDVQLRQKFFGNEATTESSTAGATSPSLSPTAAVNTEVDSPAESSRVGIALSTGEATTQNSSSNAHPTGESNLLSQFIDSNPSLQQAAEVWGKFSAAISPLIQYGERLLSDYERVVTTGVLLVAAFVFVYVSVVVLDTVNHLPLLPNLFEYIGIGCTLWFARGNLLFADDRDKLSAKLQTWKDELVGTPSLEGLQPSQRLILSDDVVVEEQLTNSGDEPRSFGEIVPVDMPMAVASNQSQNAADYLTPGNGVDEWRYLLIASQVELVPSAANLDNVEYKLVSESLGVGVVKADGEKCDRCWNYSLNVGVFTDDPTICDRCVAALAGEY; this is translated from the coding sequence ATCAACCGCTATCAACTCCTGCAAGGGCGGAAAGTCCGCTACGTCCCTGGTTGGGACTGTCATGGCTTGCCGATCGAGCTGAAAGTGTTGCAAGCGATGAAACCGGAAGAGCGGGAAAAGCTGACGCCGATTAAACTGCGGCAAAAAGCTCGCACTTTCGCCCTCAAGACGGTGGAAAAACAGAGCCAAGACTTTCAACGCTACGGCGTCTGGGGCGATTGGACCCATCCCTATTTGAGTTTGTTGCCGGAATATGAGGCGGCTCAAATCGGGGTTTTCGGCGATATGGTTCTGAAAGGCTACATTTATCGGGGTCGCAAACCGGTCCACTGGAGTCCTAGCTCGAAAACCGCTCTGGCGGAAGCGGAATTGGAATATCCCGAAGGTCATACCTCCCGCAGTATTTACGCGGCTTTCCCGATGACGGCTCTGGCCCCCGCTGTCCCGGAGGATTGGCAGGAATATTTGCCACAGCTACAGGTTGCCATCTGGACTACTACCCCTTGGACGATTCCCGGTAATTTGGCGGTGAGCGTTAACCCGGATTTAAATTATGCGGTGGTAGAAGGGGCTGAGGGCAAATATTATATTGTGGCTGCTGATTTGGTCAGCCGCTTGGCGGAAACTCTGCAAATGCCTTTGGTGGTGAAGTCGGCGGTTAAGGGTGTGGCGTTGGAAGGTTCTAAGTACCGTCATCCTTTGTTCGATCGCGAGAGCCAAATTGTCATCGGCGGCGACTATGTAACTACGGAGTCGGGTACTGGTTTAGTCCATACGGCTCCTGGTCACGGTTTGGAAGACTACGCCGTGGGTTTGCGCTACGGGTTGCCGATTTTGGCTCCGGTGGATGAGGATGGCAATTTCACCGCCGAAGCTGGTGAGTTTGCGGGTTTGAATGTTTTGGATGAAGGTAATGCGGCGGTGGTGAAGGCTCTGGCAGCGGCGGGAGCTATGTTAAAAGAGGAGCCGTATCAGCATAAGTATCCTTATGATTGGCGGACGAAGCAACCAACGATTTTCCGGGCAACGGAGCAGTGGTTTGCTTCGGTGGAGGGTTTCCGGGAGTTGGCGCTGAAGGCGATCGGTGAGGTAAACTGGATTCCCGGTATCGGCCAAAATCGGATTACGGCGATGGTGTCGGAGCGATCGGACTGGTGCATCTCCCGTCAGCGCAGTTGGGGGGTGCCGATTCCAGTATTCTATGATGAGGAATCTGGCGAACCGCTACTAAATGCTGAGACTATCTCTCACGTGCAAGGGATTATCGCCGAGAAGGGCTCTGATGCTTGGTGGCAAATGGCTACTGAGGCCCTGTTACCGGAGTCTTACCGCAATAATGGCCGGAAATACCGCAAAGGCACGGATACGATGGATGTGTGGTTTGACTCCGGCTCCTCTTGGGCGGCGGTGGCAAATACTCGCCCAGAGCTGAAATATCCGGTGGATATGTACTTGGAAGGCTCAGACCAGCATCGCGGTTGGTTTCAGTCCAGTTTGCTCACCAGTGTAGCCACTCAGGGTCATGCTCCTTATAAAACGGTGTTGACTCACGGTTTTGTCTTGGACGAAAACGGTCGCAAGATGAGCAAGTCGATCGGGAATGTGGTTGACCCGAAAATTGTCATCGCTGGAGGCAAAAACCAGAAAGAAGAACCGGCTTACGGCGCAGATGTGTTGCGCTTGTGGGTGTCTTCCGTGGATTATTCGGCAGATGTGCCTTTGGGGAAAAATATCCTCAAGCAAATGGCCGATGTTTACCGCAAAATCCGCAACACAGCGCGGTTTTTGTTGGGGAATTTACATGATTTCGACCCAGCAAAAGATGCGGTGCCTTACGAGCAGTTGCCAGAATTAGACCGCTATATGCTGCACCGGATGACCGAGGTATTTACTGAGGTTAAGGATGCTTTTGATAGCTTCCAATTTTTCCGGTTTTTCCAAACGGTACAGAATTTCTGCGTCGTGGATTTGTCGAATTTTTATCTAGATATCGCCAAAGACCGGTTGTATATCAGCGCTCCGGCGGCTTTCCGGCGGCGCAGTTGTCAAACGGTGTTGGCGGTGGCTTTGGAAAATTTGGCACGGTCGATCGCGCCGGTACTCTGCCATATGGCTGAAGATATCTGGCAAAATATCCCCTATCCCACGGGTTATAAATCTGTGTTCCAAGCCGGTTGGGTTAACCTTGACGAGCAGTGGCGTAACCCAGAATTAGGCGAAACCTGGTCAAAAATCCGCAAAATCCGAGCCGAAGTCAACCAGGTAATGGAATCGGCGCGGCAAAATAAATACATTGGCTCTTCTCTGGAAGCCAAAGTTTTACTGTATCTGGATGATGTCCAATTGCGCCAGAAGTTTTTCGGCAATGAGGCAACTACCGAGAGCAGTACCGCAGGGGCAACTTCCCCGTCGTTGTCCCCAACAGCAGCGGTGAACACAGAAGTTGATTCTCCAGCCGAGAGCAGTAGGGTGGGCATTGCCCTGAGTACAGGTGAAGCAACTACCCAGAACAGCAGTAGCAATGCCCACCCTACAGGTGAGAGCAATTTACTTTCTCAGTTCATCGATAGCAACCCCTCTCTACAGCAGGCGGCGGAAGTTTGGGGCAAATTCTCTGCTGCGATATCGCCGTTAATCCAGTATGGGGAACGTTTGTTGTCTGACTACGAGCGGGTTGTCACTACTGGGGTGTTGTTAGTGGCGGCTTTTGTGTTTGTGTATGTCAGCGTGGTAGTGCTGGATACGGTGAATCACCTGCCTTTGCTGCCCAATTTATTTGAATATATCGGCATCGGCTGCACTTTGTGGTTTGCTCGTGGCAATTTACTGTTTGCGGACGATCGGGACAAGTTATCCGCCAAGTTGCAAACCTGGAAAGATGAGTTGGTGGGTACACCGTCTTTAGAAGGGTTGCAACCTAGTCAGCGGCTCATCCTCAGTGATGATGTGGTGGTTGAGGAACAGTTGACTAATAGCGGCGATGAACCCCGGAGTTTTGGGGAAATTGTGCCGGTGGATATGCCGATGGCGGTGGCTTCTAACCAGAGTCAAAATGCGGCTGATTATCTCACGCCTGGTAATGGGGTGGATGAGTGGCGCTATCTGTTGATTGCTTCGCAAGTGGAGTTGGTGCCCTCAGCAGCAAATCTCGACAATGTGGAGTATAAACTGGTGTCGGAAAGTCTCGGCGTGGGTGTGGTGAAGGCGGATGGCGAAAAGTGCGATCGGTGTTGGAATTATTCCCTGAATGTGGGGGTGTTTACTGATGACCCCACCATATGCGATCGGTGTGTGGCTGCCTTAGCCGGGGAGTATTAA
- a CDS encoding DUF3696 domain-containing protein, producing MITNLTAQNFKSWSDTGQIRIAPLTGFFGTNSSGKTAILQLLLMLKQTVEAVDRQRVLHLGDDRSYINLGTFADIVHSHHIPGQINLTMDWQPRQPLAISDPEGEPEQQLFLISQLSYNAKIKGKLDNIWIEEFGYKFSDKNVNYQFGMRCESEPTADNYSNYDLIAEGYQLRRKRGRAWQLPPPVQSYRFPDKVNAYYQNASFLSDLSLALQEQLQNLYYLGPLRDYPRRRYLWGGDKPQDVGQKGELAIPALLAARGGNQISKIEEKVAEWLRKLGLIYDFRLKPIAANYKDYELRVRRTKSAPEVLITDVGFGVSQILPVLVLCYYAPPGATIILEQPEIHLHPSVQAGLADVFIDVIKNQEIQIILESHSEHLLRRLQRRVAEEQLANHNAAFYFCETDGNGVSQLISLELDDFGNINNWPDGFFGDEMGELVAMTEAAMKRQMGG from the coding sequence ATGATTACCAACTTAACCGCCCAAAATTTTAAATCCTGGTCAGATACTGGCCAAATCAGAATCGCACCTCTCACCGGGTTTTTTGGCACCAACAGCTCTGGCAAAACTGCCATCTTGCAACTGCTGTTAATGTTGAAGCAGACAGTAGAAGCTGTAGATAGGCAGCGAGTGCTGCATCTGGGGGACGATCGAAGCTATATTAATCTCGGCACATTTGCCGATATAGTCCATAGTCATCACATCCCCGGTCAAATCAATTTAACTATGGATTGGCAACCCCGCCAACCATTAGCAATTTCCGACCCCGAAGGCGAACCAGAACAACAATTATTTTTGATTTCCCAATTGAGCTATAATGCCAAAATCAAGGGCAAGCTAGATAATATCTGGATTGAAGAATTTGGCTATAAATTTAGCGATAAAAATGTTAATTATCAATTCGGGATGCGCTGTGAATCTGAACCAACAGCCGATAATTACTCAAATTATGATTTGATAGCAGAAGGGTATCAGCTCAGGCGGAAACGCGGCAGAGCTTGGCAGCTTCCCCCACCCGTGCAAAGTTATCGATTTCCCGATAAAGTTAATGCTTACTATCAAAACGCCAGTTTTTTATCAGACTTATCCTTAGCCTTGCAGGAGCAGTTACAAAACCTATACTACTTAGGTCCCTTGCGAGACTATCCACGCCGCCGCTACCTGTGGGGAGGAGATAAACCCCAAGATGTGGGACAAAAAGGAGAGTTAGCAATACCAGCATTGCTCGCCGCTCGCGGCGGGAATCAAATTAGTAAGATAGAAGAAAAGGTGGCGGAATGGCTGCGAAAATTAGGTTTGATTTATGATTTCCGGCTAAAACCAATAGCGGCGAACTACAAAGATTATGAATTGCGGGTACGTCGCACCAAAAGCGCCCCCGAAGTTTTGATTACCGATGTAGGCTTTGGCGTATCGCAAATTTTACCCGTACTGGTGTTGTGCTACTACGCCCCTCCTGGTGCAACTATTATATTAGAACAGCCAGAAATTCACCTCCATCCTTCCGTCCAAGCTGGTTTGGCTGATGTGTTTATCGATGTGATTAAAAACCAGGAAATCCAGATTATTCTGGAAAGTCATAGCGAACACCTGCTCCGTCGTTTGCAGCGGCGGGTAGCAGAAGAACAACTGGCCAATCACAATGCGGCTTTTTACTTTTGTGAAACAGACGGGAATGGGGTATCTCAATTAATTTCACTTGAATTAGATGATTTTGGTAATATTAATAATTGGCCAGATGGGTTTTTTGGTGATGAAATGGGTGAGTTGGTGGCCATGACAGAAGCCGCCATGAAAAGGCAGATGGGAGGATAA